One Euwallacea fornicatus isolate EFF26 chromosome 14, ASM4011564v1, whole genome shotgun sequence genomic region harbors:
- the Pi3K92E gene encoding phosphatidylinositol 4,5-bisphosphate 3-kinase catalytic subunit delta isoform isoform X2 gives MVPIPAEYMPDFWNELSSENPIVELSCLLPNGILVLLKVNYNASLAEIKEDLWDEASKYPMFGKLQTDTSQYLYKIVNFMAEIEELNDETRRLCDIRPTGGVLMVSECIPNSIDRSINVTIGHLIGKGLQEFEAYNSSEINDFRFNMKKMGEQIAKKRNQASWKEKLLYQFPPRISAISSVYLNELVNDYGSHGFHPPIRIEIKCDSEYGAIESDQSPEVLQSSFQFSVSRAIKPSKLLEMSLAKKAQILKINSEQGTEYVLKVCGRDEYLLLDRHLIEYQYIQDCIRDHATPSLLMVHTDRIPVVHGDYEYIDGCVLRGNTIDPIGSSNTLRKKKSNISSWNIMDNYLIRVNTASKVNCDTKRASEIGIQVGLFHGGKPLCQPVKTDELPVSEKCEVVFDVPIEFDIQVCNIPRNAKLCFVIYEVNKVSRGTKSRKPKDISKAESLMNPIAWANTSVYDFKGQLKTGAMTLYMWTYAEDVISDEVLHPLGTVVSNPNTEYSTALTVYFQSFRNDETIVYPCTRTILEFARTLEQEQVPETIDNDTRESCKRLITDVENFYDLHDQDRKKMWKYRHVWLRHMPEIFPRLLNCIDWDKREEVSQVIELLSQWPKLPVEKSLELLDYAYADQEVRKFAVKCLKDVSDEDLLLYLLQLVQAIKHELYLECELTKFLIERALTNQRVGHYLFWHLRSEMQMPAVSVKFGLILEAYCRGSQEHIPILQLQLKSVEKLRKCSEVVRSRRDKEKAKEALKECLSNNDEKYTVRSPLDPSFRCGPIRIEKCRVMDSKMKPLWILYEKYDRYGEDVSIIFKNGDDLRQDMLTLQMLKIMDRLWKREGYDLRMNPYNCISLDHRLGMIQVVLKSETIANIQKKSSISAYIRKDAIYGSKKILVSFFTFNAENLLLT, from the exons ATGGTCCCAATACCAGCAGAGTATATGCCAGACTTCTGGAATGAACTTTCTTCGGAGAATCCCATAGTTGAGTTGAGCTGTTTACTTCCTAATGGCATATTAGTTTTACTCAAAGTTAATTACAATGCTTCTTTGGCGGAAATTAAGGAG GATCTATGGGATGAGGCCTCCAAGTATCCCATGTTTGGCAAGCTCCAAACAGATACGTCCCAATATCTATATAAGATTGTTAATTTTATGGCTGAAATAGAGGAATTAAATGATGAAACAAGAAGACTTTGCGATATTAGACCAACAGGAGGTGTATTGATGGTGTCtgaatgtataccaaattcaATAGACCGTTCTATTAATGTCACAATAGGCCATTTAATAGGAAAAG GTCTGCAAGAGTTTGAGGCATACAACAGCTCAGAAATTAACGACTTTCgctttaatatgaaaaaaatgggaGAACAGATAGCTAAGAAAAGGAACCAGGCATCGTGGaaggaaaaattgttatatcAGTTTCCTCCGAGAATATCTGCTATAAGCTCTGTTTATTTGAATGAATTAGTCAATGATTATGGCAGTCATGGTTTCCACCCCCCAATTAGGATTGAGATAAAATGTGATAGCGAATATGGAGCTATTGAGTCGGATCAATCTCCAGAA GTTTTACAGAGCTCATTTCAATTCAGTGTTTCTCGAGCTATTAAACCttcaaaattattggaaatgaGTTTAGCAAAAAAGgcacaaatattgaaaattaatagtgAACAGGGAACCGAGTATGTGTTAAAAGTTTGTGGCCGTGAtgagtatttattattagatcGGCATTTGATTGAGTATCAGTACATTCAAGACTGCATTCGAGATCACGCAACTCCTTCTTTGCTGATGGTTCATACAGATAGGATACCTG TTGTTCATGGCGACTATGAATATATAGATGGTTGCGTATTGAGAGGGAACACTATAGACCCTATAGGTTCCAGTAACACcttaagaaaaaagaaaagcaaCATATCTTCCTGGAATATTATGGATAATTATCTTATTCGAGTGAATACTGCCAGTAAAGTCAACTGTGATACTAAACGGGCTTCAGAG ATCGGCATTCAAGTAGGACTATTCCACGGAGGAAAACCTCTATGTCAGCCAGTCAAAACTGATGAATTACCCGTTTCGGAAAAGTGTGAAGTTGTTTTTGATGTTCCTATAGAGTTTGACATACAAGtttgcaatattcccagaaatgCTAAGTTATGTTTTGTGATTTATGAGGTCAACAAGGTCTCTAGAGGTACCAAATCTAGGAAACCTAAAGATATATCCAAAGCG GAGAGTTTAATGAACCCTATAGCTTGGGCCAATACTTCAGTGTACGATTTTAAAGGCCAACTTAAAACTGGCGCCATGACGCTCTACATGTGGACATATGCTGAAGATGTAATCTCGGATGAAGTGTTGCATCCGTTAGGGACGGTGGTCAGTAATCCAAATACTGAATATTCCACGGCCTTGACCGTTTACTTTCAAAG TTTCCGGAATGACGAAACGATAGTATATCCTTGTACTAGGACAATCTTAGAATTTGCACGCACTTTAGAGCAAGAACAAGTTCCTGAAACCATCGACAACGACACCAGGGAATCCTGTAAAAGACTGATTACTGACGTGGAGAATTTTTATGACCTTCATGACCAG gACCgcaaaaaaatgtggaaatatCGGCATGTGTGGCTGCGCCATATGCCCGAAATATTTCCTAGATTGCTTAATTGTATAGATTGGGATAAAAGAGAAGAAGTAAGTCAAGTTATAGAGTTATTAAGTCAATGGCCGAAGCTCCCGGTAGAAAAATCTTTGGAATTGCTCGATTACGCTTATGCAGATCAAGAAGTTAGAAAATTTGCCGTAAAGTGCCTGAAAGATGTTAG TGATGAAGATCTCCTGTTGTACCTCCTACAATTAGTGCAAGCGATCAAACACGAGCTGTACCTTGAATGCGAATTGACCAAGTTTTTAATCGAAAGAGCTCTAACAAACCAAAGAGTTGGACACTATTTATTTTGGCATTTAAG AAGTGAAATGCAAATGCCAGCTGTATCGGTGAAATTTGGCCTAATACTTGAAGCATATTGCCGGGGGAGTCAAGAACACATTCCGATCCTGCAGCTCCAATTGAAGTCAGTTGAAAAGCTGCGAAAATGCAGTGAAGTTGTGCGAAGTAGGAGAGATAAGGAGAAAGCAAAAGAAGCTTTAAAAGAGTGCTTGAGCAATAATgatgaaaaatatacagtgcGAAGCCCCTTGGATCCCAGCTTTAGATGTGGTCCAATTAG GATCGAGAAATGTAGGGTAATGGATAGCAAAATGAAGCCTCTTTGGATATTATATGAAAAGTACGATAGGTATGGAGAAGATGTTTCtatcatatttaaaaatggggATGATCTGAGACAAGATATGCTTACGCTACAAATGCTGAAAATAATGGATAGATTATGGAAACGAGAGGGATATGACCTGAG AATGAACCCATATAATTGTATATCTCTGGATCATCGACTTGGAATGATACAAGTAGTACTCAAGTCCGAGACGATAGCgaatattcagaaaaaaagcTCCATAAGTGCGTACATCAGAAAGGATGCAATTTATG gttccaaaaaaattttggtcAGTTTCTTTACATTCAACGCTGAAAACTTGCTCCTTACATAA
- the Pi3K92E gene encoding phosphatidylinositol 4,5-bisphosphate 3-kinase catalytic subunit delta isoform isoform X1, with translation MVPIPAEYMPDFWNELSSENPIVELSCLLPNGILVLLKVNYNASLAEIKEDLWDEASKYPMFGKLQTDTSQYLYKIVNFMAEIEELNDETRRLCDIRPTGGVLMVSECIPNSIDRSINVTIGHLIGKGLQEFEAYNSSEINDFRFNMKKMGEQIAKKRNQASWKEKLLYQFPPRISAISSVYLNELVNDYGSHGFHPPIRIEIKCDSEYGAIESDQSPEVLQSSFQFSVSRAIKPSKLLEMSLAKKAQILKINSEQGTEYVLKVCGRDEYLLLDRHLIEYQYIQDCIRDHATPSLLMVHTDRIPVVHGDYEYIDGCVLRGNTIDPIGSSNTLRKKKSNISSWNIMDNYLIRVNTASKVNCDTKRASEIGIQVGLFHGGKPLCQPVKTDELPVSEKCEVVFDVPIEFDIQVCNIPRNAKLCFVIYEVNKVSRGTKSRKPKDISKAESLMNPIAWANTSVYDFKGQLKTGAMTLYMWTYAEDVISDEVLHPLGTVVSNPNTEYSTALTVYFQSFRNDETIVYPCTRTILEFARTLEQEQVPETIDNDTRESCKRLITDVENFYDLHDQDRKKMWKYRHVWLRHMPEIFPRLLNCIDWDKREEVSQVIELLSQWPKLPVEKSLELLDYAYADQEVRKFAVKCLKDVSDEDLLLYLLQLVQAIKHELYLECELTKFLIERALTNQRVGHYLFWHLRSEMQMPAVSVKFGLILEAYCRGSQEHIPILQLQLKSVEKLRKCSEVVRSRRDKEKAKEALKECLSNNDEKYTVRSPLDPSFRCGPIRIEKCRVMDSKMKPLWILYEKYDRYGEDVSIIFKNGDDLRQDMLTLQMLKIMDRLWKREGYDLRMNPYNCISLDHRLGMIQVVLKSETIANIQKKSSISAYIRKDAIYAWLNECNRTDKSLAKAIEEFTFSCAGYCVATYVLGIADRHSDNIMIKETGQLFHIDFGHILGHFKEKFGIKRERVPFVLTHDFVYVINKGQNTTNALEFANFRMYCENAFMILRKHGNLILSLFAMMISTGLPELSSEKDLLYIRETLALSKTDEEALKHFKAKFDEALSNSWKTSLNWATHNISKNNKA, from the exons ATGGTCCCAATACCAGCAGAGTATATGCCAGACTTCTGGAATGAACTTTCTTCGGAGAATCCCATAGTTGAGTTGAGCTGTTTACTTCCTAATGGCATATTAGTTTTACTCAAAGTTAATTACAATGCTTCTTTGGCGGAAATTAAGGAG GATCTATGGGATGAGGCCTCCAAGTATCCCATGTTTGGCAAGCTCCAAACAGATACGTCCCAATATCTATATAAGATTGTTAATTTTATGGCTGAAATAGAGGAATTAAATGATGAAACAAGAAGACTTTGCGATATTAGACCAACAGGAGGTGTATTGATGGTGTCtgaatgtataccaaattcaATAGACCGTTCTATTAATGTCACAATAGGCCATTTAATAGGAAAAG GTCTGCAAGAGTTTGAGGCATACAACAGCTCAGAAATTAACGACTTTCgctttaatatgaaaaaaatgggaGAACAGATAGCTAAGAAAAGGAACCAGGCATCGTGGaaggaaaaattgttatatcAGTTTCCTCCGAGAATATCTGCTATAAGCTCTGTTTATTTGAATGAATTAGTCAATGATTATGGCAGTCATGGTTTCCACCCCCCAATTAGGATTGAGATAAAATGTGATAGCGAATATGGAGCTATTGAGTCGGATCAATCTCCAGAA GTTTTACAGAGCTCATTTCAATTCAGTGTTTCTCGAGCTATTAAACCttcaaaattattggaaatgaGTTTAGCAAAAAAGgcacaaatattgaaaattaatagtgAACAGGGAACCGAGTATGTGTTAAAAGTTTGTGGCCGTGAtgagtatttattattagatcGGCATTTGATTGAGTATCAGTACATTCAAGACTGCATTCGAGATCACGCAACTCCTTCTTTGCTGATGGTTCATACAGATAGGATACCTG TTGTTCATGGCGACTATGAATATATAGATGGTTGCGTATTGAGAGGGAACACTATAGACCCTATAGGTTCCAGTAACACcttaagaaaaaagaaaagcaaCATATCTTCCTGGAATATTATGGATAATTATCTTATTCGAGTGAATACTGCCAGTAAAGTCAACTGTGATACTAAACGGGCTTCAGAG ATCGGCATTCAAGTAGGACTATTCCACGGAGGAAAACCTCTATGTCAGCCAGTCAAAACTGATGAATTACCCGTTTCGGAAAAGTGTGAAGTTGTTTTTGATGTTCCTATAGAGTTTGACATACAAGtttgcaatattcccagaaatgCTAAGTTATGTTTTGTGATTTATGAGGTCAACAAGGTCTCTAGAGGTACCAAATCTAGGAAACCTAAAGATATATCCAAAGCG GAGAGTTTAATGAACCCTATAGCTTGGGCCAATACTTCAGTGTACGATTTTAAAGGCCAACTTAAAACTGGCGCCATGACGCTCTACATGTGGACATATGCTGAAGATGTAATCTCGGATGAAGTGTTGCATCCGTTAGGGACGGTGGTCAGTAATCCAAATACTGAATATTCCACGGCCTTGACCGTTTACTTTCAAAG TTTCCGGAATGACGAAACGATAGTATATCCTTGTACTAGGACAATCTTAGAATTTGCACGCACTTTAGAGCAAGAACAAGTTCCTGAAACCATCGACAACGACACCAGGGAATCCTGTAAAAGACTGATTACTGACGTGGAGAATTTTTATGACCTTCATGACCAG gACCgcaaaaaaatgtggaaatatCGGCATGTGTGGCTGCGCCATATGCCCGAAATATTTCCTAGATTGCTTAATTGTATAGATTGGGATAAAAGAGAAGAAGTAAGTCAAGTTATAGAGTTATTAAGTCAATGGCCGAAGCTCCCGGTAGAAAAATCTTTGGAATTGCTCGATTACGCTTATGCAGATCAAGAAGTTAGAAAATTTGCCGTAAAGTGCCTGAAAGATGTTAG TGATGAAGATCTCCTGTTGTACCTCCTACAATTAGTGCAAGCGATCAAACACGAGCTGTACCTTGAATGCGAATTGACCAAGTTTTTAATCGAAAGAGCTCTAACAAACCAAAGAGTTGGACACTATTTATTTTGGCATTTAAG AAGTGAAATGCAAATGCCAGCTGTATCGGTGAAATTTGGCCTAATACTTGAAGCATATTGCCGGGGGAGTCAAGAACACATTCCGATCCTGCAGCTCCAATTGAAGTCAGTTGAAAAGCTGCGAAAATGCAGTGAAGTTGTGCGAAGTAGGAGAGATAAGGAGAAAGCAAAAGAAGCTTTAAAAGAGTGCTTGAGCAATAATgatgaaaaatatacagtgcGAAGCCCCTTGGATCCCAGCTTTAGATGTGGTCCAATTAG GATCGAGAAATGTAGGGTAATGGATAGCAAAATGAAGCCTCTTTGGATATTATATGAAAAGTACGATAGGTATGGAGAAGATGTTTCtatcatatttaaaaatggggATGATCTGAGACAAGATATGCTTACGCTACAAATGCTGAAAATAATGGATAGATTATGGAAACGAGAGGGATATGACCTGAG AATGAACCCATATAATTGTATATCTCTGGATCATCGACTTGGAATGATACAAGTAGTACTCAAGTCCGAGACGATAGCgaatattcagaaaaaaagcTCCATAAGTGCGTACATCAGAAAGGATGCAATTTATG CTTGGTTGAACGAATGTAATCGCACAGACAAGTCATTAGCAAAAGCAATCGAAGAGTTCACCTTTTCATGTGCTGGGTACTGCGTCGCCACCTATGTATTAGGTATAGCTGACCGGCATTCAGACAATATTATGATTAAAGAAACTGGTCAA ctGTTTCACATAGATTTTGGCCACATTCTTggccattttaaagaaaaatttgggATTAAGCGAGAACGGGTCCCATTTGTGCTGACCCACGATTTTGTATACGTAATTAACAAGGGCCAGAACACGACAAATGCTTTAGAGTTTGCAAATTTCCGTATGTATTGTGAGAACGCCTTCATGATACTGCGCAAACACGGGAATTTAATATTGTCTTTGTTCGCCATGATGATATCGACGGGTCTGCCTGAACTTAGCTCAGAAAAGGACCTTCTTTACATAAGGGAAACCTTG GCTCTTTCCAAAACTGACGAAGAGGctcttaaacattttaaagctaAGTTTGATGAGGCTTTGTCGAATTCGTGGAAGACTTCTCTTAATTGGGCAACACACAATATCTCCAAGAATAACAAGGcttaa